In one window of Paenarthrobacter nicotinovorans DNA:
- a CDS encoding YebC/PmpR family DNA-binding transcriptional regulator produces MSGHSKWATTKHKKAIIDSRRAKSFAKLIKNIEVAARMGGPDLAGNPGLELAVTKAKKTSVPNDNIDRAIKRGAGLTGEVVDYTEIMYEARGPQGSALLIECLTDNKNRAASEVRLAISRNGGTIADPGSVSYLFARKGVVVLPKNGLSEDDILMAVLDAGAEEVKDSGDNWEIHSEPSDLQAIRDALKEAGIDYETDEAEFVPSMQVELDVDGAKKFMKLVDALEDLDDVQNVYSNADFSEEVQAALDAE; encoded by the coding sequence ATGTCAGGCCACTCCAAATGGGCGACCACCAAGCACAAAAAAGCCATCATTGACAGCAGGCGTGCAAAGTCGTTCGCAAAACTGATCAAGAACATCGAAGTTGCTGCCCGCATGGGTGGACCGGACCTGGCCGGCAACCCGGGCCTGGAACTCGCCGTGACCAAGGCCAAGAAGACGTCGGTGCCCAACGACAACATCGACCGCGCCATCAAGCGTGGCGCCGGCCTCACCGGCGAGGTCGTCGACTACACCGAGATCATGTACGAAGCCCGCGGACCGCAGGGCTCGGCCTTGTTGATCGAGTGCCTTACCGACAACAAGAACCGTGCGGCCTCCGAGGTGCGCCTGGCCATCTCGCGCAACGGCGGGACCATCGCAGACCCGGGATCCGTCAGCTACTTGTTCGCCCGCAAGGGCGTGGTGGTTTTGCCGAAGAACGGTCTCAGCGAAGACGACATCCTGATGGCCGTCCTGGACGCCGGTGCGGAGGAGGTCAAGGACAGCGGGGACAACTGGGAGATCCATTCCGAACCCTCGGACCTCCAGGCCATCCGTGATGCCCTCAAGGAAGCCGGGATCGACTACGAAACCGACGAAGCAGAGTTCGTTCCCTCCATGCAGGTGGAGCTGGACGTCGATGGTGCCAAGAAGTTCATGAAGCTCGTCGACGCGCTCGAGGACCTGGACGATGTCCAGAACGTCTACAGCAACGCGGACTTCAGCGAGGAAGTGCAGGCTGCCCTCGACGCCGAGTAG
- the ruvC gene encoding crossover junction endodeoxyribonuclease RuvC produces MTLRVLGVDPGLTRCGIGVVDIERNRRATMVAVGVVGTSAELTLDKRLLVIAHAIDEWLDLHKPDVVAVERVFSQMNVSTVMGVAQASGVVIAAAARRGIPVALHTPSEVKAAVTGSGTANKDAVTKLVTKILRLDAPPKPADAADALALALTHAWRAGNGMGAASGTGSLTPAQKAWADAEAKARRKR; encoded by the coding sequence TTGACTCTTCGCGTATTGGGAGTCGATCCGGGCCTTACCCGTTGCGGCATCGGTGTAGTAGACATCGAGCGGAACCGGCGGGCCACCATGGTCGCCGTCGGAGTGGTGGGTACGTCCGCTGAACTAACGCTGGACAAGCGCCTGCTGGTCATAGCCCACGCCATCGATGAGTGGCTTGACCTGCACAAGCCGGACGTCGTCGCCGTCGAACGGGTTTTCTCCCAGATGAACGTCAGCACTGTCATGGGCGTTGCGCAGGCCTCCGGGGTCGTCATTGCCGCCGCGGCCCGCCGCGGCATCCCTGTGGCGTTGCACACCCCGTCGGAAGTAAAAGCCGCGGTGACCGGCAGCGGTACAGCCAACAAGGACGCAGTGACCAAGCTGGTGACCAAGATCCTGCGCCTGGACGCCCCGCCCAAGCCGGCAGACGCCGCGGACGCACTCGCGTTGGCTTTGACGCATGCCTGGCGTGCAGGCAACGGAATGGGTGCTGCGTCCGGCACCGGATCCCTGACGCCGGCGCAAAAAGCATGGGCAGACGCCGAAGCGAAAGCGCGCCGCAAGCGGTGA
- the ruvA gene encoding Holliday junction branch migration protein RuvA, translating into MISFLRGTVAHVGLSTAVIDLNGAGMSVYATPQTLSHLHVGTEAKLFTSMIVREDSLTLFGFADDDEREVFDVLLSVSGVGPRLALAVLAVHEPEAIRVAAHTGDSKAFTKVPGIGPKVAGRIVLELAGKLVPHGTGSGAAPETAIKAEWKPQVVAAMTSLGWSEKDATGSIDKAMADSPELVEAGNVAQILRATLRWLGQDGARAGNRVGSRG; encoded by the coding sequence TTGATCAGTTTTCTTCGTGGAACCGTTGCCCATGTTGGTTTGTCCACCGCCGTCATTGACCTCAACGGTGCCGGCATGAGCGTCTACGCCACACCACAGACCTTGAGCCACCTCCACGTGGGCACTGAAGCCAAACTTTTTACCTCCATGATCGTCCGGGAAGACTCCCTCACGTTGTTCGGCTTCGCGGACGACGACGAACGCGAAGTTTTCGATGTCCTGCTTAGTGTCAGCGGGGTCGGCCCGCGTTTGGCCCTCGCTGTTCTGGCGGTGCACGAGCCCGAAGCCATCCGCGTCGCGGCGCATACCGGCGACAGCAAGGCCTTCACCAAGGTGCCGGGCATCGGACCCAAGGTTGCGGGCAGGATTGTCCTTGAACTTGCCGGGAAGCTGGTCCCGCACGGTACCGGAAGTGGTGCTGCTCCGGAAACCGCCATCAAGGCTGAGTGGAAGCCGCAGGTTGTTGCTGCGATGACCAGCCTGGGATGGTCGGAGAAGGACGCCACCGGAAGCATCGACAAAGCCATGGCTGATTCGCCCGAACTCGTGGAGGCCGGCAACGTCGCGCAGATCCTCCGGGCCACCCTGCGTTGGCTTGGCCAGGACGGCGCACGCGCCGGTAACCGCGTAGGTTCCCGTGGCTGA